The Sphingomonas sp. OV641 DNA window GCGATCCCGGATCGCCTCCGCCTGAACCCGCGCATAGCGCTCGGTCACCGACTCCATGCCCGCCAGCTCATCGCGCGATAGCCCCAGCAGCACATCGCGCCCGCGCAGCGAATAGACGACGCCCCCACCCCGGCAGAAGCGTGTCGCGCCCGGCACGGTCAGCAGGCCGGCGAGGATGAGACCGCCGGTGGCGCCATCAGCAACGGCGACCGTCTGCCGCCGCTCCACCAGAATGGCGCCAGCCCGCGCGGCAACAGGGGCAAGGTCGTTCAGCATCCTCCAGCCATTCTCCAGTTCGTCGTTGGCGTTACCCTAAACCAGCCCGGATCGCCTGCGTAGCCCGGAAGCGGACTTGTTCGCGCGCCGTCAATACGTTCGTGTTCCTGATACGTTCGCAACGTGGTACAATGGTCGCCATGACCTTGGACTTGTTCGATCTTCCGGTTCTGCCCGGCCTTCGTTCGCAGGCCGATCTTGTCGACAAACATGAAGAAGTGGCGCTGATCGCGGCCATTGATGCCGCCAGCCTTTCGCCATTCCGGTTCCGAGGCTGGGAAGGGAAGCGACTGACGATTTCCTTCGGCTGGAGCTATGATTTCGAGCGCATGCGCCTCGAACATGCGGACGCTTTGCCCGATTGGCTGCTGCCGCTCCGCGATCGCGCGGCGGCCTTTGCCGGGTTGCCACCAGCCGACTTGGTGCAGGCGCTTCTGATCCGTTATGATCCCGGCGCTGGCATCGGATGGCATCGGGATCGTCCCGCCTTCGAACATGTCGTCGGCCTGTCGCTCGGCGCGCCTGCCACCATGCGCTTCCGCCGCCGCGAGGGCGAGCGTTTCGCACGGGTCAACGTTCCGCTGGCGCCGCGCGGCGCGTATCACCTTTCCGGTGAGGCGCGGCACGATTGGGAGCATAGCATCGCCGAAATGGATCAGACCCGCTGGTCGATCACCTTCCGCAGCCTGGCGCGTCGGGAACTCGCCCGTTTGGCCAACGCCGGACCAGCGACGGCGTGAATACAATGACTTGCTGATCGATCGCCGATCAGGCGCAAAATGATCCACCGTCGCGCAATCGTAACCTGACCGCCGCCGCCGTTTCACATTCCCCGTCCAACCGCCGGGCAACAACTCGGGGGATAAAATGGGTTATCGTAAGTCGTTCGCGGTCCTGCTTGCCACCACTGCGTTCGTCAGCGCGCCAGCGTTTGCGCAAGCGGTGATCCAGGATCCGGCGGCCTCGGAAGGGGCTGGCGGCGACATCATCGTCACGGCGCAGAAGATCGAGCAGCGCGCGACGGACGTGCCGATCACCATTTCGGCCGTGACGGGCGAACGCATGGCGGAGATCGGCGTCAGTGATCTGGATGAGCTGTCCAACTACATTCCCGGCCTCAACATCCAGGAGCAGAGCGCCAATAACCCCGGTATCGTGATCCGCGGCATCACCTCGGATTCCGGGTCGGCGCAGCAGGGGCCACGCGTGACGCTCTATTACAATGGCGTCGACATCTCGCGGTCGCGCGGTTCCTACCAGGCGATCTATGACATGGAGCGCGTGGAGGTCATCAAGGGGCCGCAGGCGACCCTGTTCGGCACCGCTTCTGCGGTCGGCGCGATCAGCCTCACTTCCGCCCGTCCGCGCGCCGGCTTTTCCGGTGCGTTGACCGCCGGCTATGGCAATTACGATGCCACGCTGCTTTCCGGCTATATCAACGGCGGCTCGGATACGCTTGCCGGTCGCATTGCCTTCGAATGGAAGAAGCGCGACGGCTATGTCGAGAACCTGTCCGAGCGGCAGGAAGAGGAACTCTATTCACAGGACCAGCTCGGCATTCGCGCGTCGGTGCGCTATGCCCCCACGGACGCACTGACCGTCGACCTGATCGGCACCTATGATCAGCAGCGCAACGGCGGCACTCCCTTCATCTCGCGCGTGCTGCCGACGGAGGCCGGGCCCGGAGATCCGTTTGGCAAGGCGCATCTTGGCGGCTCGCCCTTATCGGCTCAGGTGCTTGGCGACGACCAGCTCGGCCTCAACCGTGAGGTATATGATCTCAATCTGACTGCGACCTACGAATTCGCGCCTGGCTTCACCTTCACGACGGTGAACGGCTATCGCGAGTTCGACAGCCGCGAGGTCTTCGATGCGGACGGCTCCGCGGCCTGGTTCCTTGAATTTGCGGAGATCTCGAAGGGCTGGCAGGCGAGCCATGAGGGGCGCTTCTCCTACAGCGATCCGCAATGGCGCGCGTCGTTCGGCTGGAACGTCTTTGTCGAGGACAATTTCCAGAACGTGCCCTTGTCCTCGGAAGAGGGTACGTTCCTGCAATGCGCCTCATTCTTGCAAGGGGCGCCGCTTCTTCCGGGCCTGGGATGTATCAACGCCGCTGGCGTTGTCACGGCGGCGCAGGCGACGGCGCTGGCGACACGCGGTGCAGCGACCCAGATCCCTTATTCGTCCGAGTTCGAGAACCAGGGCGAGAATGACAGCTATTCCGTTTTCGCGGACACGACCTGGATCCCGACCAGTGCCCTTGAGCTGACCGCGGGCGTGCGCCTGCTGATCGAACAGCGCAAGTCAGGCTATTTCGCCCGCGTTCCCCGTCCGATCCTCAACCCCGCGGCGACGTCGCTCGTCCCGGGTCAGATAGACACGGGCGGCCAGACCTTCACGGCGCAGCGATCCTATGCCGCCGTGCTGCCGCGCTTCAACGCGCTCTATCGCGTCAGCCCGGACGTCAACATCTTCGGCACCATCTCCAAGGGGCGTCGCTCGCCTGTGGTGCAGCTCAATGCACGCCTCTCCGGCGGTGTGGGCGTCCCCAACCTGCAACTGGTGCCGGAAGAAAACGTCTGGAACTATGAGGCCGGGCTGAAGGGTGCGCTGGGGCCGGTCTCCGGCTCGCTGGGTGTCTATTACCAGAAGTACGATGGCTTCCAGGTCAGCGTTCTTCAGCCGAACGGAACTTCGCTGACGCAAAGTGCCGGTACTGCCAGCAATCTGGGCGTCGAGGCCGAGCTCAACGTGCGCGCAGCGTCATGGCTGAACCTCTTCGGCAACGTCGGCTTCATCGATGGCGGCATCGACGAGAACGATTCCTTCGCCTCGACCTTCTCGGGCGCGCGCTTCCGCTTGCAGCCGGAGTGGCAGGCAGCGGCCGGCTTCACCATCGACGCGCCGTTCGGCAACGACATGCGCTTCTTCATGACCCCGACGGTCACGTATCGTAGCCGCATCTTCTTCGAAGTGCCGAACAACATCGCCCTGTCGCAAGGCCCCGTCACGCTGGTCAACGCCCGGGCTGGTGTCAGCTTCGCCGACGAACGCTTCGAGGTGGCCGGCTTCATCCGCAATGCGACGGACGAACGCTATTTGCTTGACGCCGGAAACACCGGCGGCAGCTTCCGGACACCGACGTTCATCCCGGCCGAGCCGCGCTTCTACGGCGTCCAGCTCACCGGCCGCTTCTGAGGAGACGGGATATGACGGTCAATCGACGTGGCGCGCTGGGCCTGATCGGCAGCGGTACGGCGCTGGCGCTGCCGGGCGCGGCTCTGGCAGCCCAGGCGGCGAAGATCCGCTTCGATCATGGCGTCGCGAGCGGCGATCCGGCGTCGGACGGCGCGGTCATCTGGACGCGTGTGACGGCAGACGGCACCACCGCGGACGTGCCGGTGACGTGGCACGTCGCCGCGTCGGCAGATGGAAAATCCATCGCGTCGGGCAAGGTAACAGCTCGGTCGGCAGCCGATCACACGGTGAAGGTGGAAGTCACCCGGCTCCAGCCCGGCCGCGACTATTGGTACTGGTTCTCCGGTGAGGGCGAGGAGCGCTCGCCAATGGGCCAGTTCCGCACGTTGCCGGTGGGCGCGGCCGACGATCTGGTGCTCGCGATCGCCTCGTGCCAGCTTTACCCAGGCGGGCTGTTCAACGCCTATGCCGACATGGCCGCTCTGCCGCGGTTGGACGCGGTGGTCCACCTTGGCGACTATATTTATGAATATGGCGCAGAGGGTTACGGCGTGGAGATCGGGCGTCGGCTCGGTCGCCTGCCGGATCCGCCACACGAAATCCTGACCCTTGCGGATTATCGGCGCCGCCATGCGCAGGTGAAGTCCGATGGCGACATGCAGGCGGCCCATGCCCGCGCGGCCTTCATCTGCGTGTGGGACGATCACGAAGTCGCCAATGACGGGTGGATCGGCGGGGCGGAGAACCACGATCCTGCAACCGAGGGTGATTGGAAAGCGCGCAAGGCTGCTGCGATGCAGGCCTATTTCGAATGGATGCCGATCCGGGATCCCAAGGCTGGCAAGCCATGGGAGGCGATCAACCGCAGCTTCGAATTCGGCGATCTGGCGACGCTCGCTATGGTGGAAACGCGCTTGCTGGCCCGTTCGCGACAAGCCGAGGTGAAGGGCGGCACGCCTGGCAAGGAGCAGTTCGCGGCGGTGATGGCTGAACGCGCGCGGCCCGATCGCGAGTTGCTGGGCCCTGATCAGCAGCGCTGGCTGGAAGGCGTGCTGGCGCAATCCGTCCGAGCCGCCAAGCCATGGCAGCTGCTGGGCAATCAGGTGATCATGGCGCGGGTGGCCGGCCCCGACCTGACCACCGGCCCGAATGCTGCAGCCAGTGCCGCGCGCATTGCCGCGCTGCCGCCTGCGTTTCGGCAGCGGATCGAGCAGGCGGCCGCCGGCTACAAGGCTGGTCTGCCGTTCAATTTCGACGCTTGGGACGGCTACCCCGCCGCGCGAGAGCGCCTGTACGCCGCCTTCCGGCGCGCCGGTTCGAAGCCGGTCGTGCTGGCGGGCGATAGCCATGCGGCCTGGGCGAACGACCTGTATGACGATGGTGGCGCGCTCGTCGCGTCCGAGTTCGGCGCCACGGCGATCACCAGTCCGTCTTACGGCTCGCTGCTGCCCGGCATTGGCGAGGCGCTGGCCGACGCGAACAAGGAGGTCGCGTTCTGCGATCAGGACAGTAAGGGCTACACCCTGCTGACGCTGACCCCGGCTGCGGCGACTGCACAGTTCGTTGCCGTGTCGACGGTGCTGGCCAAGCCGTTCGACCGCCGGGTCGCCGCCACTTATCGCGCGCTTCCTGGTCAGGCGCGAACCACGCTGGAGAAGCTCTGAGCCAGGCGGATCGGCCCGGGGGCGTAGTGCACCGCCGCCCGGGCCTGAACCATGTTGCAGTAAGTGGCCGTCTTCCCTGGCCGGGAAGCAGCTGTGTCGCATCGGCGCATCAAACGCTATTGATAATCCCTCGCATCAATGTAGGAGGCGCCGCACCGGGGCAGGTAATGCCGATGAGTGGGGTGTATGATGGCGAAGTTGATCGTGGCTGCGGGGCTGGCGGGCGTGTTGTTGAGCTCGGCTGCGTGGGCGGAAGAGGGCCTGCCCGCGCCCGCTCAGACCACGGAGCGGGAACAGGCGCCGGGGCAGGTGCCTGAGGACGACATCATTGTCACTGCCGCCAACGCCGGCACGAAGACGGATACGCCGCTAATCGAACAACCGCAGCCGATCACGCTGATCACGGCGGATCAGTTCACTGCCCAAGGCGCAATCAATATCAGCGACACGGTGAAATATGCCGCTGGTGTTCTTGCCAATCCTTATGGCCGCGACACGCGCGTGGACGGGTTCAACATTCGCGGCATCGATGCCCTGCAATTTCGCGACGGCATGCGCGACATCTTTTCTTATTATGCCAGCATCACGTCTGATCCGTACAACTTCTCTCGTGTGGAGATCGTGCGCGGGCCGGCGTCGGTTCTATTCGGTCAGGGCTCGATTGGCGGCCTGATCAATCTCGTGTCCAAGACACCGGAGTTTCGGACAGGCGGCGAGCTAAGCCTCGTTTATGGCAGCTATGACCGCAAGGAGGCGCTGGGCGACGTCAATCTTGCCCTGACCGATAATCTGGCGATCCGCGCCGTCGGCCGGGTGCGTGACGCCGATACCTATGTCGAACACGTTCCCGATGA harbors:
- a CDS encoding CinA family protein, whose protein sequence is MLNDLAPVAARAGAILVERRQTVAVADGATGGLILAGLLTVPGATRFCRGGGVVYSLRGRDVLLGLSRDELAGMESVTERYARVQAEAIRDRFGADWGIAESGAAGPDQHPRGAPAGRSCIAVSGPSLCVSMTFESGTNDRIVNMGAFAQAALAFLVDTLESAGEATAAGV
- a CDS encoding alpha-ketoglutarate-dependent dioxygenase AlkB → MTLDLFDLPVLPGLRSQADLVDKHEEVALIAAIDAASLSPFRFRGWEGKRLTISFGWSYDFERMRLEHADALPDWLLPLRDRAAAFAGLPPADLVQALLIRYDPGAGIGWHRDRPAFEHVVGLSLGAPATMRFRRREGERFARVNVPLAPRGAYHLSGEARHDWEHSIAEMDQTRWSITFRSLARRELARLANAGPATA
- a CDS encoding TonB-dependent receptor: MGYRKSFAVLLATTAFVSAPAFAQAVIQDPAASEGAGGDIIVTAQKIEQRATDVPITISAVTGERMAEIGVSDLDELSNYIPGLNIQEQSANNPGIVIRGITSDSGSAQQGPRVTLYYNGVDISRSRGSYQAIYDMERVEVIKGPQATLFGTASAVGAISLTSARPRAGFSGALTAGYGNYDATLLSGYINGGSDTLAGRIAFEWKKRDGYVENLSERQEEELYSQDQLGIRASVRYAPTDALTVDLIGTYDQQRNGGTPFISRVLPTEAGPGDPFGKAHLGGSPLSAQVLGDDQLGLNREVYDLNLTATYEFAPGFTFTTVNGYREFDSREVFDADGSAAWFLEFAEISKGWQASHEGRFSYSDPQWRASFGWNVFVEDNFQNVPLSSEEGTFLQCASFLQGAPLLPGLGCINAAGVVTAAQATALATRGAATQIPYSSEFENQGENDSYSVFADTTWIPTSALELTAGVRLLIEQRKSGYFARVPRPILNPAATSLVPGQIDTGGQTFTAQRSYAAVLPRFNALYRVSPDVNIFGTISKGRRSPVVQLNARLSGGVGVPNLQLVPEENVWNYEAGLKGALGPVSGSLGVYYQKYDGFQVSVLQPNGTSLTQSAGTASNLGVEAELNVRAASWLNLFGNVGFIDGGIDENDSFASTFSGARFRLQPEWQAAAGFTIDAPFGNDMRFFMTPTVTYRSRIFFEVPNNIALSQGPVTLVNARAGVSFADERFEVAGFIRNATDERYLLDAGNTGGSFRTPTFIPAEPRFYGVQLTGRF
- a CDS encoding alkaline phosphatase: MTVNRRGALGLIGSGTALALPGAALAAQAAKIRFDHGVASGDPASDGAVIWTRVTADGTTADVPVTWHVAASADGKSIASGKVTARSAADHTVKVEVTRLQPGRDYWYWFSGEGEERSPMGQFRTLPVGAADDLVLAIASCQLYPGGLFNAYADMAALPRLDAVVHLGDYIYEYGAEGYGVEIGRRLGRLPDPPHEILTLADYRRRHAQVKSDGDMQAAHARAAFICVWDDHEVANDGWIGGAENHDPATEGDWKARKAAAMQAYFEWMPIRDPKAGKPWEAINRSFEFGDLATLAMVETRLLARSRQAEVKGGTPGKEQFAAVMAERARPDRELLGPDQQRWLEGVLAQSVRAAKPWQLLGNQVIMARVAGPDLTTGPNAAASAARIAALPPAFRQRIEQAAAGYKAGLPFNFDAWDGYPAARERLYAAFRRAGSKPVVLAGDSHAAWANDLYDDGGALVASEFGATAITSPSYGSLLPGIGEALADANKEVAFCDQDSKGYTLLTLTPAAATAQFVAVSTVLAKPFDRRVAATYRALPGQARTTLEKL